One genomic region from Salvia hispanica cultivar TCC Black 2014 chromosome 2, UniMelb_Shisp_WGS_1.0, whole genome shotgun sequence encodes:
- the LOC125204860 gene encoding FHA domain-containing protein PS1-like, whose protein sequence is MKSEMFNDENEASKTFNDENEISGSQLFSLGASFSGDDEAEEDNEGNDLGETMEDRPLSDEATTPPCPEDEVEIVSPSEICNDENEFYSSQQGRIPLTEIVEASEINLEKRLGMNIWSRRGKSEGVKIRTSRSKAACTSIHMSVQVISLLDADRVNKPMVKDQCGSSQDKDEENFTPKKENASPDSCLVRSLGEKFDQALQSESVSDNESFTSDKENMTPNSHLLKSIKNAGSSQEVRRPNLHKPSPLKIDSCGILQELKSASKSHCVYKAAEREPFLPLPVVSSGNDKSTPTPPVRECTKREGRCVDYSKTSGKRWIILVDTGCLLNKKSRRELQLLRGLRGTPLVIPRIGLRELDCMVRCASFLSRMTESSSALQWIEKCMASTTCWIHVQSSAEESRLVPPTPPAAASARWLSEEKGTFPVGSVPLSPYTLQEIVTPTAADHILESALFFKQAMDGKLVLLSDDVTLKIKAMAEGVICETAREFRTSLVNPFSARFLYSDSSPRGPTWTCVDDTVLKEKYYPSPTKKATRSGDGAKGLKLILLHNSNFRQMRA, encoded by the exons GAGATGTTCAATGATGAAAATGAAGCATCTAAAACGTTCAATGATGAGAATGAAATCTCCGGTAGTCAGCTGTTTTCGTTGGGTGCATCATTTTCTGGTGATGATGAAGCAGAAGAG GATAATGAAGGGAATGATCTAGGTGAAACTATGGAGGATCGGCCGTTATCTGACGAGGCAACAACGCCTCCATGTCCAGAAGATGAAGTGGAGATTGTCAGTCCGTCTGAGATATGCAACGATGAAAATGAATTCTACAGCAGTCAGCAAGGCCGCATTCCATTGACGGAAATCGTGGAGGCTTCTGAGATCAACTTGGAGAAAAGGTTAGGTATGAACATTTGGTCGAGGAGGGGTAAATCCGAAGGCGTCAAGATCAGAACCAGCAGAAGCAAGGCGGCCTGCACGAGCATTCATATGAGCGTGCAGGTCATATCACTTCTCGATGCAGATCGTGTGAATAAACCAATGGTGAAAGATCAATGTGGTTCTAGTCAGGATAAGGATGAAGAGAACTTCACCCCGAAGAAGGAGAACGCCTCCCCCGATTCCTGTCTAGTTAGGTCCTTGGGAGAGAAGTTCGACCAGGCTTTGCAGAGCGAATCAGTCTCAGACAATGAAAGTTTCACTTCAGACAAGGAGAACATGACTCCGAACAGCCATCTGCTTAAGTCCATCAAGAATGCCGGGAGCTCTCAAGAAGTTAGGCGTCCGAACTTGCATAAACCTTCACCCTTGAAGATAGATAGTTGTGGCATTCTACAGGAACTTAAATCAGCTTCCAAAAGCCATTGTGTTTACAAGGCAGCAGAAAGGGAACCTTTTCTTCCGCTGCCTGTGGTTTCCAGCGGTAATGATAAGTCCACACCGACACCTCCAGTTCGTGAATGCAcgaagagagaaggaagatgTGTCGATTACTCCAAGACGAGTGGGAAAAGGTGGATTATTTTAGTAGACACTGGTTGTCTTCTGAACAAGAAGTCGAGGAGAGAGCTGCAGCTGTTGAGAGGTCTCCGAGGGACTCCGTTGGTCATTCCAAGAATCG GTTTGAGGGAGCTCGACTGCATGGTGAGGTGCGCTAGTTTCCTGTCAAGAATGACGGAGTCTTCTTCTGCGCTGCAATGGATCGAAAAATGTATGGCTTCTACAACGTGTTGGATTCACGTGCAGAGCTCAGCAGAGGAGAGCAGGCTCGTCCCACCAACTCCGCCTGCTGCTGCCTCTGCGCGCTGGTTAAGCGAGGAGAAAGGCACATTCCCTGTCGGCTCAGTCCCCTTATCTCCCTATACTCTGCAAGAAATTGTCACTCCAACCGCTGCAGACCACATCCTCGAATCTGCTCTCTTCTTCAAGCAAGCCATGGACGGGAAACTTGTCCTTCTCAGTGATGATGTCACTTTAAAGATCAAAGCTATGGCCGAG GGTGTCATCTGCGAGACAGCAAGAGAGTTTCGCACGAGTCTTGTCAACCCTTTCTCAGCGAGGTTCTTGTATTCCGACAGCTCTCCAAGAGGGCCTACTTGGACTTGTGTGGATGATACAGTCCTTAAGGAGAAATACTACCCCAGCCCCACGAAGAAGGCCACAAGATCGGGAGACGGTGCTAAAGGTTTGAAGCTGATACTGCTGCACAACTCCAATTTCAGACAGATGAGAGCTTAG
- the LOC125204859 gene encoding receptor kinase-like protein Xa21 isoform X1, with protein MNSLSDAIPPLIFNISTLQTLDLSYNQFSGTLPSNMGLSLPNLQVLALQSNKLTGPIPASINNATQLHILNLQVNSFSGSIPSFPSLRLLTMFVLSKNNLSATPEMKFLSSLTNSQHLKVIEITGNPLLGCVLPNSIGNLSKSLEAFLAHNTSMKGAIPSQIGNLTNLIALLLSENQLSGPIPTTIGNLQKLGRLSLFLNQLQGSIPLDLCQMSELAEVYIGDNELEGPIPECLGGMQSLRVIRFDSNKLNSTIPSNFWNLRDLIFLNLSTNYLSGQISPQIGKLEVINNVDFSFNQFSGDIPSSIDRCQSLEYLNLSNNNIGGSMPQSLGNMKGLTTLELSNNSLTGLIPKSLQDLKFLEYFNVSYNRLEGEIPNGSCFSRFTAQSFVHNSALCGPTRFEVPPCPEVDGGSKSKGVARLMKYIMPPLVSAMAAVIIVVILIRRCKPVKVKIPVSTSLGNPWRKIPYIELSRATNSFSETNLLGRGSFGSVFRGVFDDGLDFAVKVFNIELEGGNKSFETESRILSTIRHRNLVRVIGCCTNMDFKALVLQFMPNESLEKWLYSDNYCGDIVQLLNISIDVALALEYLHHGNTFPIVHCDIKPGNVLLDEDMTARVADFGIAKLFDEGDAMIHTKTLATIGYAAPEYGSEGKVSMSADVYSFGIMLLEMFTRKKPTDDMFGGEMSLKEWVTESLQANDIYQVLAPALLPEQDRNFDMKMNWMTSVFELAMKCLAISPYERINMIEVTATLKKIKAKVATRVTIRFHHHAL; from the exons ATGAATTCCCTATCTGATGCTATTCCACCACTCATCTTCAACATATCAACCTTGCAAACATTAGACCTTTCATACAATCAGTTTTCAGGTACCCTTCCTTCAAACATGGGACTATCACTTCCCAATCTCCAAGTCCTTGCTTTACAAAGCAACAAACTCACCGGCCCCATTCCTGCCTCTATCAACAATGCTACTCAGCTTCATATCTTAAACTTGCAAGTGAATTCATTCAGTGGCTCCATTCCCAGTTTTCCTAGTTTAAGGCTCTTAACCATGTTTGTACTCAGCAAAAATAACTTGAGTGCAACCCCGGAAATGAAATTTCTCTCATCATTAACTAATTCCCAGCACCTAAAGGTTATTGAAATAACAGGAAATCCACTACTGGGTTGTGTTCTACCAAATTCCATAGGAAATCTATCCAAGTCCCTTGAGGCTTTCTTGGCGCACAACACAAGTATGAAAGGTGCCATTCCTTCTCAAATAGGAAACTTGACCAATTTGATAGCTTTACTTCTAAGTGAGAATCAGTTGAGTGGACCAATTCCGACAACAATAGGAAATTTGCAGAAACTTGGGAGATTATCCCTTTTTCTGAATCAGTTGCAAGGATCTATCCCGCTCGATCTTTGTCAGATGAGTGAGTTAGCAGAGGTGTACATTGGCGACAATGAGCTCGAAGGTCCAATACCAGAATGTTTGGGAGGAATGCAATCGCTGAGAGTTATTCGCTTTGACTCAAACAAGTTGAATTCCACCATACCTTCCAATTTCTGGAATCTCAGAGACCTCATCTTTCTAAACTTGTCCACAAACTATTTGAGCGGTCAGATCTCACCCCAAATTGGAAAATTGGAGGTAATCAACAATGTAGATTTCTCGTTTAATCAATTTTCCGGTGATATTCCCAGCTCAATCGACCGTTGCCAATCATTAGAATATCTAAATTTGTCGAATAATAACATCGGTGGTTCCATGCCTCAATCACTGGGAAATATGAAAGGCTTGACAACACTGGAATTATCTAATAACAGTCTTACTGGATTAATACCCAAATCATTACAAGATCTCAAATTCTTGGAGTATTTCAATGTGTCATACAACAGATTGGAAGGGGAAATTCCAAATGGGAGCTGTTTTTCCAGATTTACTGCTCAATCATTTGTGCACAACTCAGCTCTTTGTGGTCCAACAAGATTTGAAGTGCCGCCTTGTCCAGAAGTTGATGGAGGATCAAAATCAAAGGGTGTTGCTCGATTAATGAAGTACATTATGCCTCCTCTCGTTTCAGCTATGGCTGCAGTTATCATTGTAGTTATTCTCATAAGACGATGCAAGCCTGTGAAAGTGAAAATTCCAGTTTCGACTTCGTTGGGTAATCCTTGGAGAAAAATCCCATACATTGAACTATCGAGAGCAACAAATTCCTTTAGTGAGACAAATCTACTTGGGAGAGGAAGCTTTGGCTCAGTGTTTAGAGGGGTATTTGATGATGGACTGGATTTTGCGGTGAAAGTGTTCAATATAGAGTTGGAAGGAGGTAACAAGAGCTTTGAAACTGAAAGTAGAATACTAAGCACCATTCGGCACAGGAACTTAGTTCGAGTTATTGGTTGTTGCACCAACATGGATTTCAAGGCTTTGGTTCTTCAGTTCATGCCGAATGAGAGTTTGGAGAAATGGTTATACTCGGATAACTATTGTGGAGATATTGTACAATTGTTGAACATCTCAATCGATGTTGCTTTAGCTCTGGAGTACCTTCATCACGGGAACACGTTCCCCATTGTGCATTGTGATATAAAGCCGGGCAATGTGTTGCTCGATGAAGATATGACTGCTCGTGTTGCTGATTTTGGTATTGCAAAGCTCTTTGATGAGGGGGATGCAATGATCCACACTAAAACACTTGCTACAATCGGCTACGCAGCACCAG AGTATGGGTCGGAAGGAAAAGTTTCCATGAGTGCTGATGTGTACAGTTTTGGGATAATGCTGTTGGAGATGTTTACAAGAAAGAAGCCAACAGATGATATGTTTGGTGGGGAAATGAGCTTGAAGGAGTGGGTGACTGAATCATTACAAGCCAATGACATCTATCAAGTATTAGCCCCTGCTTTGCTTCCGGAACAAGATCGAAATTTCGATATGAAGATGAATTGGATGACATCGGTGTTTGAATTAGCAATGAAATGTTTGGCCATTTCACCCTACGAAAGAATCAACATGATTGAAGTAACAGCCACACTAAAGAAGATCAAAGCAAAAGTTGCAACGAGGGTGACCATAAGGTTTCATCACCATGCTTTGTGA
- the LOC125204859 gene encoding receptor kinase-like protein Xa21 isoform X2, whose protein sequence is MNSLSDAIPPLIFNISTLQTLDLSYNQFSGTLPSNMGLSLPNLQVLALQSNKLTGPIPASINNATQLHILNLQVNSFSGSIPSFPSLRLLTMFVLSKNNLSATPEMKFLSSLTNSQHLKVIEITGNPLLGCVLPNSIGNLSKSLEAFLAHNTSMKGAIPSQIGNLTNLIALLLSENQLSGPIPTTIGNLQKLGRLSLFLNQLQGSIPLDLCQMSELAEVYIGDNELEGPIPECLGGMQSLRVIRFDSNKLNSTIPSNFWNLRDLIFLNLSTNYLSGQISPQIGKLEVINNVDFSFNQFSGDIPSSIDRCQSLEYLNLSNNNIGGSMPQSLGNMKGLTTLELSNNSLTGLIPKSLQDLKFLEYFNVSYNRLEGEIPNGSCFSRFTAQSFVHNSALCGPTRFEVPPCPEVDGGSKSKGVARLMKYIMPPLVSAMAAVIIVVILIRRCKPVKVKIPVSTSLGNPWRKIPYIELSRATNSFSETNLLGRGSFGSVFRGVFDDGLDFAVKVFNIELEGGNKSFETESRILSTIRHRNLVRVIGCCTNMDFKALVLQFMPNESLEKWLYSDNYCGDIVQLLNISIDVALALEYLHHGNTFPIVHCDIKPGNVLLDEDMTARVADFGIAKLFDEGDAMIHTKTLATIGYAAPVLG, encoded by the exons ATGAATTCCCTATCTGATGCTATTCCACCACTCATCTTCAACATATCAACCTTGCAAACATTAGACCTTTCATACAATCAGTTTTCAGGTACCCTTCCTTCAAACATGGGACTATCACTTCCCAATCTCCAAGTCCTTGCTTTACAAAGCAACAAACTCACCGGCCCCATTCCTGCCTCTATCAACAATGCTACTCAGCTTCATATCTTAAACTTGCAAGTGAATTCATTCAGTGGCTCCATTCCCAGTTTTCCTAGTTTAAGGCTCTTAACCATGTTTGTACTCAGCAAAAATAACTTGAGTGCAACCCCGGAAATGAAATTTCTCTCATCATTAACTAATTCCCAGCACCTAAAGGTTATTGAAATAACAGGAAATCCACTACTGGGTTGTGTTCTACCAAATTCCATAGGAAATCTATCCAAGTCCCTTGAGGCTTTCTTGGCGCACAACACAAGTATGAAAGGTGCCATTCCTTCTCAAATAGGAAACTTGACCAATTTGATAGCTTTACTTCTAAGTGAGAATCAGTTGAGTGGACCAATTCCGACAACAATAGGAAATTTGCAGAAACTTGGGAGATTATCCCTTTTTCTGAATCAGTTGCAAGGATCTATCCCGCTCGATCTTTGTCAGATGAGTGAGTTAGCAGAGGTGTACATTGGCGACAATGAGCTCGAAGGTCCAATACCAGAATGTTTGGGAGGAATGCAATCGCTGAGAGTTATTCGCTTTGACTCAAACAAGTTGAATTCCACCATACCTTCCAATTTCTGGAATCTCAGAGACCTCATCTTTCTAAACTTGTCCACAAACTATTTGAGCGGTCAGATCTCACCCCAAATTGGAAAATTGGAGGTAATCAACAATGTAGATTTCTCGTTTAATCAATTTTCCGGTGATATTCCCAGCTCAATCGACCGTTGCCAATCATTAGAATATCTAAATTTGTCGAATAATAACATCGGTGGTTCCATGCCTCAATCACTGGGAAATATGAAAGGCTTGACAACACTGGAATTATCTAATAACAGTCTTACTGGATTAATACCCAAATCATTACAAGATCTCAAATTCTTGGAGTATTTCAATGTGTCATACAACAGATTGGAAGGGGAAATTCCAAATGGGAGCTGTTTTTCCAGATTTACTGCTCAATCATTTGTGCACAACTCAGCTCTTTGTGGTCCAACAAGATTTGAAGTGCCGCCTTGTCCAGAAGTTGATGGAGGATCAAAATCAAAGGGTGTTGCTCGATTAATGAAGTACATTATGCCTCCTCTCGTTTCAGCTATGGCTGCAGTTATCATTGTAGTTATTCTCATAAGACGATGCAAGCCTGTGAAAGTGAAAATTCCAGTTTCGACTTCGTTGGGTAATCCTTGGAGAAAAATCCCATACATTGAACTATCGAGAGCAACAAATTCCTTTAGTGAGACAAATCTACTTGGGAGAGGAAGCTTTGGCTCAGTGTTTAGAGGGGTATTTGATGATGGACTGGATTTTGCGGTGAAAGTGTTCAATATAGAGTTGGAAGGAGGTAACAAGAGCTTTGAAACTGAAAGTAGAATACTAAGCACCATTCGGCACAGGAACTTAGTTCGAGTTATTGGTTGTTGCACCAACATGGATTTCAAGGCTTTGGTTCTTCAGTTCATGCCGAATGAGAGTTTGGAGAAATGGTTATACTCGGATAACTATTGTGGAGATATTGTACAATTGTTGAACATCTCAATCGATGTTGCTTTAGCTCTGGAGTACCTTCATCACGGGAACACGTTCCCCATTGTGCATTGTGATATAAAGCCGGGCAATGTGTTGCTCGATGAAGATATGACTGCTCGTGTTGCTGATTTTGGTATTGCAAAGCTCTTTGATGAGGGGGATGCAATGATCCACACTAAAACACTTGCTACAATCGGCTACGCAGCACCAG TTTTGGGATAA